Proteins found in one Serinicoccus marinus DSM 15273 genomic segment:
- a CDS encoding RDD family protein — translation MSQQAGWYDDPQDEQNLRYWDGVQWTSHTAPKQKPNLAQAGQSLQQTQQPGGSDQAQGGYGQQGWGQGGSGQQGWGQHGQSPWGQQGSGQQGYQQPNPYAGQTGQQPYQGEWQGGPVPGGYRPDPRTITPDGQPLAGWWHRVGARLIDALLWLGLVTVLVAVTADPELTAELQDYALDPDPTGAMPVVLEDWLLRIGLISALLGVAYEVLMVKFFGGTVGKLLTGLRVRLRDQPGLPTWGATLLRSAVYQGPNLLGSLVPILGSLGLFTLLDVLWPLWDKNRQALHDKAARTNVVRSR, via the coding sequence ATGAGTCAGCAGGCAGGGTGGTACGACGACCCGCAGGACGAGCAGAACCTCCGCTACTGGGACGGCGTGCAGTGGACCTCGCACACCGCGCCGAAGCAGAAGCCCAACCTCGCCCAGGCGGGGCAGTCGCTCCAACAGACGCAGCAGCCGGGTGGGAGCGACCAGGCCCAGGGTGGCTACGGCCAGCAGGGCTGGGGTCAGGGCGGCTCCGGCCAGCAGGGCTGGGGCCAGCACGGCCAGTCGCCCTGGGGCCAGCAGGGCTCCGGCCAGCAGGGATACCAGCAGCCGAACCCCTACGCCGGGCAGACCGGCCAGCAGCCCTACCAGGGCGAGTGGCAGGGCGGCCCGGTGCCCGGCGGCTACCGCCCCGACCCGCGCACGATCACGCCGGACGGCCAGCCGCTGGCCGGCTGGTGGCACCGCGTCGGCGCCCGGCTCATCGACGCCTTGCTCTGGCTCGGGCTCGTCACGGTGCTCGTCGCCGTGACCGCCGACCCCGAGCTCACCGCCGAGCTGCAGGACTACGCCCTCGACCCCGACCCCACCGGCGCCATGCCCGTGGTCCTGGAGGACTGGCTGCTGCGCATCGGGCTGATCAGCGCCCTCCTCGGCGTCGCCTACGAGGTGCTCATGGTGAAGTTCTTCGGCGGCACCGTCGGCAAGCTGCTCACCGGCCTGCGGGTGCGGCTGCGCGACCAGCCGGGGCTGCCCACGTGGGGCGCCACGCTGCTGCGCTCGGCGGTCTACCAGGGGCCCAACCTGCTGGGTTCGCTCGTGCCGATCCTCGGCTCGCTCGGCCTCTTCACGCTGCTCGACGTGCTCTGGCCGCTGTGGGACAAGAACAGGCAGGCGCTGCACGACAAGGCCGCGCGCACCAACGTCGTGCGCTCGCGCTGA
- a CDS encoding DUF3039 domain-containing protein — MSTRMSDQPLDAPEAPSAPSTQTAVLEREDTRVEPDLSEPGDHERFSHYVRKEKIMESALSGNPVIALCGKVWVPGRDPQKFPVCPQCKEIYEGLREPQDGGGSDGDEG, encoded by the coding sequence ATGAGCACGCGCATGTCGGACCAGCCCCTCGACGCCCCGGAGGCCCCCAGCGCCCCGTCGACGCAGACGGCCGTGCTGGAGCGGGAGGACACCCGGGTCGAGCCGGACCTGTCCGAGCCGGGCGACCACGAGCGCTTCTCCCACTACGTCCGCAAGGAGAAGATCATGGAGTCCGCGCTGAGCGGCAACCCCGTGATCGCGCTATGCGGCAAGGTCTGGGTGCCGGGCCGGGACCCGCAGAAGTTCCCGGTGTGCCCGCAGTGCAAGGAGATCTACGAAGGTCTGCGTGAGCCGCAGGACGGCGGCGGCTCGGACGGCGACGAGGGCTGA
- a CDS encoding NAD-dependent malic enzyme, whose translation MSPVPSVSNSITVRLELPARVTAVSEITTAVADVGGMVTAVDISDSGTERLQADLTIATYGTDHAAEVVEAVSGVDGVEIGRVSDRTFLAHLGGKLEVTSKLPIRNRDDLSLVYTPGVAKICQAIAERPEDARSLTIKRNTVAVVTDGSAVLGLGDIGPLAAMPVMEGKAALFKRFADIDAFPICLDATDADEIVRIVKALAPGFAGINLEDISAPRCFAIEARLRKELDIPVFHDDQHGTAIVALAALTNALRVVDKDISDVKIVMSGAGAAGSAIMRLLLRAGARDLIVTDVDGIIHPRRADVMRGDNGNLAWIASQTNQALETGTLKDALVGADVFIGVSAGGILTGEDIAQMNEDAVVFAMANPVPEVDPVEAGKHATVVATGRSDFANQINNVLVFPGVFRGLLDAQSDHIDDEMLLAAATALADVVSADELNPTYIIPSVFNPKATKGGAVAQAVQAAAEARLQGSS comes from the coding sequence ATGAGCCCCGTTCCGTCCGTGTCCAACTCCATCACCGTCCGGCTGGAGCTGCCGGCCCGGGTCACCGCCGTCTCGGAGATCACGACCGCGGTGGCCGACGTCGGGGGGATGGTGACGGCGGTCGACATCAGCGACTCGGGGACCGAGCGGCTGCAGGCCGACCTGACGATCGCGACCTACGGCACCGATCACGCCGCCGAGGTGGTCGAGGCGGTCAGCGGCGTCGACGGGGTCGAGATCGGACGCGTGAGCGACCGCACCTTCCTGGCGCACCTCGGCGGCAAGCTCGAGGTCACCTCCAAGCTGCCGATCCGCAACCGCGACGACCTGTCCCTCGTCTACACGCCCGGCGTGGCCAAGATCTGCCAGGCGATCGCGGAGAGGCCCGAGGACGCCCGCAGCCTGACCATCAAGCGCAACACCGTCGCCGTCGTCACCGACGGCTCGGCCGTCCTCGGCCTCGGCGACATCGGCCCGCTCGCGGCGATGCCGGTCATGGAGGGCAAGGCCGCGCTCTTCAAGCGGTTCGCCGACATCGACGCCTTCCCGATCTGCCTCGACGCCACCGACGCCGACGAGATCGTGCGGATCGTCAAGGCGCTGGCGCCCGGTTTCGCCGGCATCAACCTCGAGGACATCTCCGCCCCGCGCTGCTTCGCCATCGAGGCCCGGCTGCGCAAGGAGCTCGACATCCCGGTCTTCCACGACGACCAGCACGGCACCGCGATCGTGGCGCTGGCCGCGCTCACCAACGCGCTGCGCGTCGTGGACAAGGACATCAGCGACGTCAAGATCGTCATGTCCGGCGCCGGGGCGGCCGGCTCGGCGATCATGCGGCTGCTGCTCCGCGCCGGGGCCCGCGACCTCATCGTGACCGACGTCGACGGGATCATCCACCCGCGCCGCGCGGACGTCATGCGCGGCGACAACGGCAACCTCGCCTGGATCGCGAGCCAGACCAACCAGGCGTTGGAGACCGGGACCCTCAAGGACGCGCTCGTGGGCGCCGACGTCTTCATCGGCGTCTCCGCCGGCGGCATCCTCACCGGCGAGGACATCGCGCAGATGAACGAGGACGCCGTCGTCTTCGCCATGGCCAACCCGGTCCCCGAGGTGGACCCGGTCGAGGCCGGCAAGCACGCGACGGTCGTCGCGACCGGGCGCAGCGACTTCGCCAACCAGATCAACAACGTGCTCGTCTTCCCCGGCGTCTTCCGCGGCCTGCTCGACGCGCAGAGCGACCACATCGACGACGAGATGCTGCTCGCCGCTGCCACGGCGCTGGCCGACGTGGTGTCCGCCGACGAGCTCAACCCCACCTACATCATCCCGAGCGTCTTCAACCCGAAGGCGACCAAGGGGGGGGCCGTCGCCCAGGCGGTGCAGGCCGCGGCCGAGGCGAGGCTCCAGGGGTCCAGCTGA
- the clpS gene encoding ATP-dependent Clp protease adapter ClpS, giving the protein MPIDTPSPPAPPADPQTTPQEQGGVAVLDRPEADTPWITLVWNDPVNLMNYVTWVFQTHFGYSRSKAEKLMMDVHTQGRAVVSTGSREKMEADTEAMHGYGLWATFQKDD; this is encoded by the coding sequence GTGCCGATCGACACCCCCAGCCCGCCGGCCCCGCCGGCCGACCCGCAGACCACGCCGCAGGAGCAGGGCGGTGTCGCGGTCCTCGACCGCCCCGAGGCGGACACCCCGTGGATCACGCTGGTGTGGAACGACCCGGTCAACCTCATGAACTACGTCACCTGGGTCTTCCAGACGCACTTCGGCTACAGCAGGAGCAAGGCGGAGAAGCTGATGATGGACGTGCACACGCAGGGTCGCGCGGTCGTCTCGACCGGGTCCCGCGAGAAGATGGAGGCCGACACCGAGGCCATGCACGGCTACGGCCTGTGGGCCACCTTCCAGAAGGACGACTGA
- a CDS encoding YqgE/AlgH family protein translates to MTTPSPELAVGQLLVATPLTGEPFAGSVVLVLHHDEEGAHGLVLNQPMEASVDAVLPEWQPFVTEPGVLFRGGPVGRDTAMGLVSVPGHDPGDPPLGTQLLFGGIGLVDLDAPAPLVVPELGAFRIFVGYSGWSAGQLDSEIRQGAWHVVPREPRDPFREETEDLWRDVLLRQRSAASFLVTFTEQPERN, encoded by the coding sequence GTGACCACGCCCAGCCCCGAGCTGGCGGTCGGTCAGCTGCTGGTCGCGACCCCGCTGACGGGTGAGCCGTTCGCCGGGTCGGTCGTCCTCGTGCTGCACCACGACGAGGAGGGGGCGCACGGGCTGGTGCTCAACCAGCCGATGGAGGCCTCCGTGGACGCGGTGCTGCCGGAGTGGCAGCCGTTCGTCACCGAGCCGGGCGTGCTCTTCCGCGGCGGGCCGGTCGGACGCGACACCGCGATGGGGCTGGTGAGCGTGCCCGGCCACGACCCGGGCGACCCGCCGCTGGGCACGCAGCTGCTCTTCGGCGGCATCGGCCTGGTCGACCTCGACGCGCCGGCACCGCTCGTCGTGCCCGAGCTCGGGGCCTTCCGCATCTTCGTCGGCTACAGCGGCTGGTCGGCCGGGCAGCTGGACTCCGAGATCCGGCAGGGGGCCTGGCACGTCGTGCCCCGCGAGCCGCGCGACCCCTTCCGCGAGGAGACGGAGGACCTGTGGCGCGACGTGCTGCTGCGCCAGCGCTCGGCCGCGTCCTTCCTCGTGACCTTCACCGAGCAACCCGAGCGCAACTGA
- a CDS encoding isochorismatase family protein, giving the protein MPRALIVVDVQHDFCEGGSLPVTGGTAVAARISEHVAAHAGRYAAVVATADWHVDPGDHWATDGEPDFVDSWPVHCEVGTEGADFRPELAGALEHVQAVFRKGEHEAAYSGFEGSTDVDGREVGLADWLGERGIDEVEVCGLATDHCVRATALDARRERLATTVLLDLCAGVAPETTDAALTQLREAGVEIG; this is encoded by the coding sequence ATGCCCCGCGCCCTGATCGTCGTCGACGTCCAGCACGACTTCTGCGAGGGCGGCTCACTGCCCGTCACCGGGGGCACCGCCGTCGCCGCCCGGATCAGCGAGCACGTCGCCGCCCACGCGGGGCGGTATGCCGCCGTCGTCGCCACCGCCGACTGGCACGTCGACCCCGGTGACCACTGGGCGACCGACGGCGAGCCGGACTTCGTGGACTCCTGGCCGGTGCACTGCGAGGTCGGGACCGAGGGCGCGGACTTCCGCCCCGAGCTGGCCGGCGCGCTGGAGCACGTCCAGGCGGTCTTCCGCAAGGGCGAGCACGAGGCGGCCTACTCCGGCTTCGAGGGCAGCACCGACGTCGACGGGCGCGAGGTCGGCCTCGCTGACTGGTTGGGGGAGCGGGGCATCGACGAGGTCGAGGTCTGCGGCCTCGCTACCGACCACTGCGTCCGCGCGACGGCCCTGGACGCCCGGCGCGAGCGGCTGGCGACGACCGTCCTGCTCGACCTGTGCGCCGGTGTCGCCCCGGAGACCACGGACGCGGCGCTGACCCAGCTGCGCGAGGCCGGGGTGGAGATCGGCTGA
- a CDS encoding nicotinate phosphoribosyltransferase has product MSTSTALLTDHYELTMIQAALASGHADRRCVFEAFARRLPDGRRYGVVAGTGRALEALRDFRFGEEEIAFLAEQQVVDHPTLDWLADYRFTGDVWGYAEGEVYVPGSPLLVVESTFAEGVVLETLFLSILNHDSAVASAASRMTAVAHGRPCIEMGSRRTHEESAVAAARAAYLAGFASTSNLEAGRRHGIPTMGTAAHSYTLLHDDERQAFATQLESLGLSTTLLVDTYDVTGAVELAVELAGARLGGVRLDSGDLVSQAFEVRAQLDALGATGTRIVVTSDLDEHAIAALQAAPVDAYGVGTKVVTGSGHPAAGMVYKLVSRENGVGQMEGVAKASKDKASVGGRKYALRRRSAAGLATEEIVGIHEHPDDDGDDRSLLVPLVEGGEVVAPTDVQTARAHHEMARAELPQSALRMSHGDPALPTTYLDNWS; this is encoded by the coding sequence GTGAGCACGAGCACCGCCCTGCTGACCGACCACTACGAGCTGACGATGATCCAGGCGGCGCTGGCCAGCGGCCACGCCGACCGGCGCTGCGTCTTCGAGGCCTTCGCGCGCCGCCTCCCCGACGGCCGGCGCTACGGCGTCGTCGCCGGGACCGGGCGGGCGCTGGAGGCGCTGCGCGACTTCCGGTTCGGCGAGGAGGAGATCGCCTTCCTCGCCGAGCAGCAGGTCGTCGACCACCCGACCCTGGACTGGCTGGCCGACTACCGCTTCACCGGTGACGTCTGGGGGTATGCCGAGGGCGAGGTCTACGTGCCCGGCTCGCCGCTGCTCGTGGTCGAGTCGACCTTCGCCGAGGGCGTCGTGCTGGAGACGCTCTTCCTGTCGATCCTCAACCACGACTCGGCCGTGGCCTCGGCCGCCTCGCGGATGACGGCGGTGGCGCACGGCCGCCCGTGCATCGAGATGGGCAGCCGCCGGACGCACGAGGAGTCGGCGGTCGCGGCGGCGCGCGCGGCCTACCTCGCGGGCTTCGCCTCCACCTCCAACCTCGAGGCGGGCCGGCGGCACGGCATCCCGACGATGGGCACCGCCGCGCACTCCTACACGTTGCTGCACGACGACGAGCGGCAGGCCTTCGCCACCCAGCTGGAGAGCCTGGGCCTGTCGACCACCCTGCTCGTCGACACCTACGACGTCACCGGCGCGGTCGAGCTCGCGGTCGAGCTGGCCGGGGCGCGGCTCGGCGGGGTCCGGCTGGACTCCGGCGACCTGGTGAGCCAGGCCTTCGAGGTGCGCGCCCAGCTGGACGCCCTCGGCGCGACCGGCACCCGCATCGTGGTCACCAGCGATCTGGACGAGCACGCGATCGCCGCGCTGCAGGCCGCCCCGGTGGACGCCTACGGCGTGGGCACCAAGGTCGTCACCGGCTCGGGCCACCCCGCGGCGGGCATGGTCTACAAGCTCGTCAGCCGGGAGAACGGCGTCGGTCAGATGGAGGGCGTGGCGAAGGCGAGCAAGGACAAGGCCAGCGTGGGCGGGCGCAAGTATGCCCTGCGCCGCCGCTCCGCCGCCGGGCTCGCCACCGAGGAGATCGTCGGCATCCACGAGCACCCCGACGACGACGGCGACGACCGCTCGCTGCTCGTGCCGCTCGTCGAGGGCGGCGAGGTCGTCGCGCCGACCGACGTGCAGACCGCGCGGGCCCACCACGAGATGGCCCGCGCCGAGCTCCCGCAGAGCGCGCTGCGGATGTCGCACGGCGACCCCGCGCTGCCGACGACCTATCTCGACAACTGGAGCTGA
- a CDS encoding DUF6226 family protein, which translates to MGVAGCAASLGCSAMSEVVQDEVVRRYALLDQSSWPAPRGPMESPRDEEYSRVTDPGRYEVLLARARVWREVLRDRVGRTLSEVPAPLGSGQRAAERAVLLQPPTSVERAQPFWLLEHDGRAGDGLVAGVEIALGETGVLLGQLPHCGCVPATTGAARCPKDWMSWCCTRSSPSC; encoded by the coding sequence ATGGGTGTCGCGGGGTGCGCCGCATCACTAGGGTGCTCGGCCATGAGCGAGGTCGTGCAGGACGAGGTGGTCCGCCGGTATGCCCTTCTCGACCAATCCTCCTGGCCCGCCCCGCGCGGACCGATGGAGTCGCCGCGGGACGAGGAGTACTCGCGGGTAACCGATCCGGGGCGGTACGAGGTCCTGCTCGCGCGAGCGAGGGTGTGGCGCGAGGTCCTGCGAGACCGTGTCGGGCGGACCCTCTCGGAGGTGCCGGCGCCCCTGGGCAGCGGTCAGCGAGCGGCTGAGCGCGCTGTCCTGCTCCAGCCTCCTACCTCGGTAGAAAGGGCACAGCCCTTCTGGCTCCTCGAGCACGACGGCAGAGCCGGCGACGGATTGGTGGCCGGCGTGGAGATCGCCCTGGGCGAGACCGGTGTATTGCTGGGCCAGCTGCCTCACTGCGGTTGCGTGCCTGCGACGACGGGAGCGGCTCGTTGTCCGAAGGACTGGATGAGCTGGTGCTGCACGCGGTCGAGCCCTTCGTGCTGA
- a CDS encoding DUF2017 family protein, whose translation MARAFRRRGDRLVGTFEAEEIAVVVHVLRLTRDFVAPERPDTGDPFLDLVAGLGDEVDPEEPSDPALRRLLPPASRDDDEQASEFRRLTEHGLRQRKAATLSTAIAALEAAQPPRVELDPEQGRALAVALTDARLILGEQLGLRTDEDSERLHEELEEALAGRSELDPALAQKMAYYDFLSWMQESVTLALMAR comes from the coding sequence ATGGCGCGCGCGTTCCGTCGTCGGGGGGACCGGCTGGTGGGGACCTTCGAGGCCGAGGAGATCGCCGTGGTGGTCCACGTGCTCCGGCTGACCCGTGACTTCGTCGCGCCGGAGCGGCCGGACACCGGGGACCCCTTCCTCGACCTGGTCGCCGGGCTCGGCGACGAGGTGGACCCGGAGGAGCCGAGCGACCCGGCGCTGCGCCGGCTGCTGCCGCCGGCCTCGCGGGACGACGACGAGCAGGCCAGCGAGTTCCGGCGGCTCACCGAGCACGGGCTGCGCCAGCGCAAGGCCGCCACGCTGTCCACCGCGATCGCGGCGCTGGAGGCTGCCCAGCCGCCGCGGGTCGAGCTGGATCCGGAGCAGGGTCGGGCGCTCGCGGTGGCCCTCACCGACGCCCGGCTCATCCTCGGCGAGCAGCTCGGGCTGCGCACCGACGAGGACTCCGAGCGGCTGCACGAGGAGCTGGAGGAGGCGCTCGCTGGCAGGAGCGAGCTGGATCCGGCCCTGGCCCAGAAGATGGCCTACTACGACTTCCTCTCCTGGATGCAGGAGTCGGTGACGCTGGCGCTCATGGCGCGCTGA
- a CDS encoding ABC transporter ATP-binding protein: MTGGLQVRGLGVALPDGAGGEQVVLEEVDLDVREGEVVVLLGPSGAGKSTLASALLGLLPPGALVRGSARWHGEPATVDLLDPGRPTRERLRGRLTAWLPQAPVGSLTPVLTVRSHLVEKARVHVPRPEVGAAVVATMERHDVDPAWGARLPSQLSGGQAQRVSNALSLLGDPRLVLADEPTTGLDRPRAEAVGAGLARLAREEGRAVLVVTHDLTLAEQVADRVVELDAGRTAPAGPPQEVVARVRGARHHDAGRRRKRGAGTGHTLAGVDLTLRRGRGVLVREGVTLSVPADQVTGLMAPSGAGKTTLLRTLALLHRPAAGQVVLDGRPVRGTGHEVPASVRRRIAYLPQDPRQSVDPRWTLGRAVVEPLVLAGMPHDRAVVAGLLERVGLDPALAGRRADEVSGGQLQRVVLARALALDADYLLLDEPTSMVDGATARDLVRAVHTHQHRSGCGVLVASHDEELLRTWCDTVVTW, from the coding sequence ATGACCGGCGGCCTGCAGGTGCGCGGGCTCGGCGTCGCCCTGCCGGACGGGGCCGGCGGGGAGCAGGTGGTCCTCGAGGAGGTGGACCTCGACGTGCGCGAGGGCGAGGTCGTCGTGCTGCTGGGGCCCAGCGGCGCCGGCAAGTCGACCCTCGCCTCGGCGCTGCTCGGACTGCTGCCGCCGGGCGCGCTGGTGCGGGGGAGCGCGCGGTGGCACGGCGAGCCCGCCACGGTCGACCTGCTCGACCCGGGCCGCCCCACCCGGGAGCGGCTGCGAGGACGGCTCACGGCCTGGTTGCCGCAGGCCCCGGTCGGCTCGCTCACGCCGGTGCTGACCGTCCGCAGCCACCTGGTCGAGAAGGCCCGGGTGCACGTGCCGCGGCCCGAGGTCGGCGCTGCGGTGGTGGCCACCATGGAGCGGCACGACGTCGACCCGGCGTGGGGCGCGCGGCTGCCCTCGCAGCTCTCCGGGGGGCAGGCGCAGCGGGTCTCCAACGCGCTGTCGCTGCTGGGCGACCCTCGGCTGGTGCTGGCCGACGAGCCGACCACCGGGCTGGACCGGCCACGCGCCGAGGCGGTCGGGGCCGGGCTGGCCCGGCTCGCGCGGGAGGAGGGCCGGGCGGTGCTCGTCGTGACGCACGACCTCACGCTGGCCGAGCAGGTCGCCGACCGGGTCGTCGAGCTCGACGCCGGCCGGACCGCCCCCGCGGGTCCGCCGCAGGAGGTGGTCGCCCGGGTGCGGGGCGCCCGGCACCACGACGCCGGGCGACGTCGGAAGCGCGGCGCGGGGACGGGGCATACCCTCGCCGGTGTCGATCTCACGCTGCGGCGCGGGCGCGGTGTCCTCGTCCGCGAGGGGGTGACGCTGAGCGTCCCCGCCGACCAGGTCACCGGTCTCATGGCGCCCTCGGGCGCGGGCAAGACCACGCTCCTGCGCACCCTGGCGCTGCTGCACCGTCCGGCGGCGGGGCAGGTCGTGCTCGACGGTCGCCCGGTGCGCGGCACCGGTCACGAGGTGCCGGCGAGCGTCCGGCGCCGGATCGCCTACCTGCCGCAGGACCCACGGCAGTCCGTCGACCCGCGGTGGACGCTCGGGCGCGCTGTGGTCGAGCCGCTGGTGCTCGCGGGTATGCCGCACGACCGCGCTGTCGTGGCCGGTCTGCTGGAGCGGGTCGGGCTCGACCCGGCCCTCGCCGGCCGGCGCGCCGACGAGGTCTCCGGCGGCCAGCTGCAGCGGGTCGTCCTGGCCCGGGCGCTCGCGCTGGACGCCGACTACCTGCTGCTGGACGAGCCGACGTCCATGGTCGACGGGGCCACGGCGCGCGACCTGGTGCGCGCCGTGCACACCCACCAGCACCGCTCGGGCTGCGGGGTGCTCGTGGCCTCGCACGACGAGGAACTTCTCCGCACGTGGTGCGACACGGTGGTGACCTGGTAG
- a CDS encoding ABC transporter permease, with product MAEPWRPVRDGGPGTVARAGRTRSRSPFGWAVAACLLLLVLLAVDLVGGAGGADFARAYLPPSPEHPFGTDQAGRDLLDRSLSGARVSLLVGLVAAAVSSVVGVVVGAAAGMTAGRGGGWLDSTLMRLVDAVNALPHLVLGIVIVALLGPSLSSVVISVALTHWTTTARLVRAELLALDRAGFVEAAVGAGAGRWWVLRQHLLAHVMGRVLLASVLMVPHAIMHESALSFLGLGLPDDRASLGTIIEQSRSAVLAGHWWPAVLPGLLLVALSLLVFAVAERLRPAGRGRV from the coding sequence ATGGCTGAGCCCTGGCGGCCGGTGCGCGACGGAGGCCCCGGGACCGTGGCCAGGGCCGGACGCACCCGCAGCCGCTCGCCGTTCGGCTGGGCCGTCGCGGCCTGCCTGCTCCTGCTCGTCCTGCTCGCGGTCGACCTCGTCGGGGGCGCGGGCGGCGCGGACTTCGCCCGGGCCTACCTCCCACCCTCACCCGAGCACCCCTTCGGCACCGACCAGGCGGGGCGCGACCTGCTCGACCGGTCGCTGTCCGGCGCCAGGGTCTCGCTGCTCGTCGGGCTCGTCGCGGCGGCCGTCTCCAGCGTCGTCGGCGTCGTGGTCGGCGCGGCCGCAGGCATGACGGCCGGCCGGGGCGGCGGCTGGCTGGACTCCACGCTCATGCGCCTGGTGGACGCGGTCAACGCGCTGCCGCACCTCGTGCTCGGCATCGTCATCGTCGCCCTGCTCGGACCCTCGCTGTCCAGCGTCGTCATCAGCGTCGCGCTCACCCACTGGACGACCACCGCGCGCCTCGTGCGGGCCGAGCTGCTCGCGCTGGACCGGGCCGGCTTCGTCGAGGCTGCCGTCGGAGCCGGCGCGGGCCGTTGGTGGGTGCTGCGCCAGCACCTCCTCGCGCACGTCATGGGGCGGGTGCTCCTGGCCAGCGTGCTCATGGTGCCGCACGCGATCATGCACGAGTCGGCGCTGAGCTTCCTCGGCCTGGGCCTCCCGGACGACCGGGCCTCGCTCGGCACGATCATCGAGCAGTCCCGCTCCGCCGTGCTCGCCGGGCACTGGTGGCCCGCGGTGCTGCCCGGGCTGCTGCTCGTCGCCCTGAGCCTGCTCGTCTTCGCCGTCGCCGAGCGGCTGCGACCGGCGGGGAGGGGACGGGTATGA
- a CDS encoding type IV toxin-antitoxin system AbiEi family antitoxin domain-containing protein has protein sequence MEVVIAHLAAHGGVASGVGLRALGVTPSQLTTLVRSGVLVRIRRDSFVGGEAWRSAAPWERLDLSARAVAASLCGPGKPHALSHHSSLAVRGIGSFGVDGRVHLVRTDGQRGRSDDVVKVHPPVPSEWATGTDPPSVEPALACLQVAGSFGVVAGLVSSDIALRQGATTMEGLHHAHREGSFGHGAPSVRTVLEHATGLSGSAGETRCRWIMLEAGLPIPELQAMICDDDGDLVGYVDFLLREAWTIVEFDGALKYGSAQDLMAEKWREDRLRALGYEVVRITWEDLAHPKRVIAKIRAAMARGLARHTTSV, from the coding sequence ATGGAAGTGGTCATCGCCCACCTCGCGGCTCATGGTGGCGTCGCCAGCGGTGTCGGTCTGCGTGCTCTCGGGGTGACCCCGAGCCAGCTCACCACGCTCGTCCGGTCGGGTGTCCTGGTCCGGATCCGCCGGGACAGCTTTGTGGGCGGTGAGGCATGGCGGTCGGCAGCACCGTGGGAGCGTCTGGACCTGAGCGCCAGAGCCGTCGCGGCGAGCCTGTGCGGCCCCGGCAAGCCTCATGCCCTGAGCCACCACAGTTCCCTGGCGGTGCGCGGCATCGGCAGCTTCGGCGTCGATGGCCGCGTGCATCTCGTCCGCACGGATGGGCAGCGGGGACGCAGCGACGACGTGGTCAAGGTGCATCCACCGGTGCCTTCGGAATGGGCGACCGGGACCGACCCGCCCTCGGTCGAGCCGGCCCTGGCCTGCCTGCAGGTCGCCGGCTCGTTCGGGGTCGTCGCCGGGCTGGTCAGCTCGGACATCGCGCTGCGCCAAGGCGCGACGACCATGGAGGGGCTGCACCATGCGCACCGCGAGGGGTCGTTCGGGCACGGCGCGCCGTCGGTGCGCACCGTGCTCGAGCACGCCACGGGTCTCAGCGGGTCGGCCGGGGAGACCCGGTGCCGCTGGATCATGCTGGAGGCAGGACTGCCGATCCCCGAGCTCCAGGCGATGATCTGCGACGACGACGGCGACCTCGTCGGCTACGTCGACTTCCTGCTGCGTGAGGCCTGGACGATCGTCGAGTTCGACGGGGCACTCAAGTACGGCTCGGCGCAGGACCTCATGGCCGAGAAGTGGCGCGAGGACCGGCTGCGCGCCCTCGGCTACGAGGTGGTCCGCATTACCTGGGAGGACCTGGCACACCCGAAGCGCGTCATCGCCAAGATCCGGGCCGCCATGGCTCGGGGGCTGGCTCGACACACGACCTCTGTCTGA